Proteins from one Microbacterium proteolyticum genomic window:
- the rhaS gene encoding rhamnose ABC transporter substrate-binding protein: MFAFTRKTRVGTAAAALALAVTLVATGCSGGSGGGDASGGSGGGGGNLSITFLPKNLGNPYFDTSNKGGEEAIKEFGGTYEQVGPSEATPTSQVQYIQTAAQQGVGGLVISANDPSAICDALDEARSAGVKVVTFDSDTDAKCRDLFINQATSEGIAKVQVDQIAKQIGDAGQVAILSAAANATNQNAWIELMKKDLAANHPNIQLVDVVYGDDDDQTSFDRTAALLQTYPDLKGIISPTTVGIAAAGRYLSTSAFKGKVALTGLGTPNQLREYVQDGTITSFALWNPADLGYLAAFATKALIQGDITGAKGDTFEAGKLGEFTVGDDATVLLGDPYVFDASNIADFNF; the protein is encoded by the coding sequence ATGTTCGCATTCACCCGTAAGACCCGCGTCGGCACCGCCGCCGCCGCCCTCGCCCTGGCGGTCACGCTCGTCGCCACCGGCTGCTCCGGCGGCAGCGGAGGAGGTGACGCCTCGGGCGGCAGCGGCGGCGGTGGCGGCAACCTGTCGATCACGTTCCTGCCCAAGAACCTCGGCAACCCCTACTTCGACACCTCCAACAAGGGCGGCGAAGAGGCCATCAAGGAGTTCGGCGGCACGTACGAGCAGGTCGGCCCGAGCGAGGCGACTCCGACGTCGCAGGTGCAGTACATCCAGACCGCCGCGCAGCAGGGCGTGGGTGGCCTCGTCATCTCGGCGAACGACCCCTCTGCCATCTGCGACGCCCTGGACGAGGCCCGGAGCGCGGGCGTGAAGGTCGTGACCTTCGACTCCGACACCGACGCCAAGTGCCGTGACCTCTTCATCAACCAGGCGACGTCCGAGGGCATCGCCAAGGTGCAGGTCGACCAGATCGCCAAGCAGATCGGCGACGCCGGTCAGGTGGCGATCCTCTCGGCAGCCGCCAACGCGACGAACCAGAACGCCTGGATCGAGCTGATGAAGAAGGACCTCGCGGCCAACCACCCGAACATCCAGCTCGTCGACGTCGTCTACGGCGACGACGACGACCAGACCTCGTTCGACCGCACCGCTGCCCTGCTGCAGACCTACCCCGACCTGAAGGGCATCATCTCGCCCACCACGGTCGGCATCGCCGCCGCCGGCCGCTACCTCTCGACCTCGGCCTTCAAGGGCAAGGTCGCTCTGACGGGTCTCGGCACGCCGAACCAGCTGCGCGAGTACGTCCAGGACGGCACCATCACCTCGTTCGCGCTGTGGAACCCGGCCGACCTCGGCTACCTCGCCGCGTTCGCGACCAAGGCGCTGATCCAGGGTGACATCACCGGCGCCAAGGGCGACACGTTCGAGGCCGGCAAGCTCGGAGAGTTCACCGTGGGTGACGACGCGACGGTCCTCCTCGGCGACCCGTACGTGTTCGACGCCTCGAACATCGCGGACTTCAACTTCTGA
- a CDS encoding ABC transporter permease: MTSTTVDARARTYRAHARPFWRRALLSREAAIIGILLLVVLVSLATVRNFSSPLTVTYLLRDVAPILLIALPMTLIIITEEIDLSVASVVGLSSVVVGVLTRDGWPFEIAALLAIVVGLVAGALNGFLVTVVGLPSLAVTIGTLALFRGIAVGLLGTEAVTEFPETWTDLAKANIPGTPLPLIMIPFAILAIVFAVLLHLTPFGRSLYAIGLNKEAAQFSGIDVARTKFVLFLLSGTVSGFAGVYFTLLYSNARGENATGMELQVIAAVLLGGVSIFGGRGALHGVIAGVLLIGTLGSALRLAGVTSDIINVITGLLLVLSVVSASLLACLHTRRAAAIGKRKGSRPLAPASTV, encoded by the coding sequence ATGACCTCCACCACCGTCGACGCCCGCGCCCGCACGTACCGTGCGCACGCCCGTCCGTTCTGGCGTCGCGCGTTGCTCTCGCGCGAGGCCGCCATCATCGGCATCCTGCTGCTGGTCGTCCTGGTCTCGCTGGCGACCGTGCGAAACTTCAGCAGCCCGCTGACCGTCACCTACCTGCTGCGCGACGTCGCGCCGATCCTGCTCATCGCGTTGCCGATGACGCTCATCATCATCACCGAGGAGATCGACCTCTCGGTGGCGAGCGTGGTCGGCCTGTCCAGCGTCGTGGTCGGAGTCCTCACCCGCGACGGATGGCCGTTCGAGATCGCCGCGCTCCTCGCGATCGTGGTCGGTCTGGTGGCGGGAGCCCTCAACGGTTTCCTCGTGACGGTCGTCGGGCTCCCGTCCCTCGCCGTGACGATCGGTACGCTCGCCCTCTTCCGCGGAATCGCGGTGGGCCTGCTCGGCACCGAGGCGGTCACCGAGTTCCCCGAGACGTGGACCGACCTGGCGAAGGCGAACATCCCGGGAACGCCGCTGCCGCTCATCATGATCCCGTTCGCCATCCTCGCGATCGTCTTCGCGGTCCTGCTGCACCTGACGCCCTTCGGCCGCTCGCTCTACGCGATCGGTCTGAACAAGGAGGCCGCGCAGTTCTCCGGCATCGACGTCGCCCGCACGAAGTTCGTGCTCTTCCTCCTGAGCGGCACCGTGTCGGGATTCGCCGGGGTGTACTTCACCCTGCTGTACAGCAACGCCCGCGGCGAGAACGCCACGGGTATGGAGCTGCAGGTCATCGCGGCCGTGCTCCTCGGCGGCGTATCCATCTTCGGCGGCCGCGGCGCCCTGCACGGCGTCATCGCGGGCGTGCTGCTCATCGGCACCCTAGGATCCGCGCTCCGACTCGCTGGGGTCACCAGCGACATCATCAACGTCATCACCGGGCTGCTCCTCGTGCTCTCGGTGGTGTCCGCCAGCCTCCTCGCCTGTCTGCACACCCGTCGTGCGGCCGCCATCGGCAAGAGGAAGGGTTCTCGGCCGCTCGCTCCGGCGTCGACGGTCTGA
- a CDS encoding ABC transporter permease, with the protein MSTATPVRPGTSPAAKLVSHVATARESGIVLALILIIVIATLNNSTFVFSPDGFRDLLLTPSLLLLVAVGQAIVIITRNVDLSVGSVVGLTAYLTGRLFIDVPGLPLIGVFVAGILLGGILGFINGALVAYAKVPALVITLGTMYIYRGINVAWAGSNRVNASDLPADFRGLGTGQVLGIPLLTILAVVVLIAAAWYLRNLRSGRELYAIGSDPAAAHLYGLKVNRRIIGAFVTSGALAGLAGVLYAARYGTVASNAGFGWELQAIGAAVIGGVAISGGVGSVWGAAIGAYLLLTINRALPILGIDDFWQRAVVGALILGAIVLDRVLAVRQSRKLTAERETGR; encoded by the coding sequence ATGAGCACCGCCACCCCCGTCCGCCCGGGCACCAGCCCCGCGGCGAAGCTCGTCTCGCACGTCGCCACGGCGCGCGAGAGCGGCATCGTCCTCGCGCTCATCCTCATCATCGTCATCGCGACGCTGAACAACTCCACGTTCGTCTTCTCGCCCGACGGTTTCCGCGACCTGCTGCTCACCCCGTCGCTGCTCCTGCTCGTGGCCGTGGGTCAGGCGATCGTGATCATCACGCGCAACGTCGACCTCTCGGTCGGGTCCGTCGTCGGGCTCACCGCCTACCTGACGGGCCGGCTGTTCATCGACGTCCCCGGCCTGCCGCTGATCGGGGTCTTCGTCGCCGGCATCCTCCTCGGCGGCATCCTGGGCTTCATCAACGGCGCGCTCGTCGCCTACGCCAAGGTGCCGGCGCTCGTGATAACGCTCGGCACGATGTACATCTACCGCGGGATCAACGTCGCGTGGGCGGGGAGCAACCGGGTGAACGCGAGCGACCTGCCCGCCGACTTCCGCGGCCTCGGCACCGGCCAGGTGCTCGGCATCCCGCTGCTGACGATCCTCGCCGTGGTCGTGCTCATCGCCGCCGCCTGGTACCTGCGGAACCTCCGCAGCGGGCGCGAGCTCTACGCCATCGGGTCCGACCCTGCCGCCGCACACCTCTACGGTCTGAAGGTCAACCGCCGCATCATCGGCGCCTTCGTCACCAGCGGCGCCCTCGCGGGCCTCGCCGGCGTCCTGTACGCCGCGCGCTACGGAACCGTCGCCTCCAACGCCGGCTTCGGCTGGGAGCTGCAGGCGATCGGTGCGGCCGTCATCGGCGGCGTCGCGATCTCGGGCGGCGTCGGCTCGGTGTGGGGCGCGGCCATCGGCGCCTACCTGCTGCTCACCATCAACCGCGCCCTGCCGATCCTCGGCATCGACGACTTCTGGCAGCGGGCCGTCGTCGGCGCACTCATCCTCGGCGCGATCGTGCTCGACCGCGTGCTCGCCGTCCGACAGTCCCGCAAGCTCACCGCAGAGAGGGAGACGGGTCGATGA
- a CDS encoding sugar ABC transporter ATP-binding protein — MVDATNATPGPHDHALELRRVMKSFGPVVALRSGSLVLDRGSIHALIGENGAGKSTLVKIIAGLYRRDDGDFLLDGESVDFVSTAQSKAAGIAVIYQEPTLFPDLSVTENIFMGRQPTGRLGRIDRAAMRAEATQIFQRLGVALDPDRVTEGLSIADQQIIEIAKAISLDARVLIMDEPTAALSGVEVERLFAVARSLRDEGRALLFISHRFDEVFALCDTVTVMRDGAYVHTTPLADTSVDDLVRQMVGRDVTELFPKLPSTPGEVVLEVEGLTRAGVFRDVSFSLRAGEIVGLAGLVGAGRSEVARAIFGVDAYESGTVRLNGAVLPKGSVRQATARGLALVPEDRRKQGLVLDEGVSRNITLAIRTKLSRWGLLRTADENRAAREWASRLEVKTAALDATTGTLSGGNQQKVVIGKWLATEPKVLIVDEPTRGIDVGTKSEVHRLLSELAQQGLAILMISSELPEVLGMADRVLVMREGRLTGEFARADATPETIMFAATADAEASL, encoded by the coding sequence ATGGTTGACGCGACGAACGCGACTCCAGGTCCGCACGACCACGCGCTGGAACTGCGCCGTGTGATGAAGTCCTTCGGCCCCGTCGTCGCTCTGCGATCGGGGAGCCTGGTGCTCGACCGGGGCTCGATCCACGCGCTGATCGGCGAGAACGGCGCCGGCAAGTCGACGCTCGTGAAGATCATCGCGGGGCTCTACCGCCGCGACGACGGCGACTTCCTGCTCGACGGCGAGAGCGTCGACTTCGTCAGCACGGCCCAGTCGAAGGCCGCGGGCATCGCCGTGATCTATCAGGAGCCGACGCTCTTCCCCGACCTCTCGGTCACCGAGAACATCTTCATGGGTCGCCAGCCCACGGGGCGTCTCGGGCGCATCGACCGCGCCGCGATGCGCGCGGAGGCGACGCAGATCTTCCAGCGCTTGGGTGTCGCGCTCGACCCCGACCGCGTGACCGAGGGTCTCTCCATCGCCGACCAGCAGATCATCGAGATCGCCAAGGCCATCTCGCTCGACGCGCGGGTGCTGATCATGGACGAGCCGACCGCCGCACTCAGCGGCGTCGAGGTCGAGCGCCTCTTCGCCGTCGCGCGGAGCCTGCGCGACGAGGGACGCGCGCTGCTGTTCATCTCGCACCGCTTCGACGAGGTGTTCGCCCTGTGCGACACGGTGACCGTGATGCGCGACGGCGCCTACGTCCACACCACGCCGCTCGCCGACACCAGCGTGGACGACCTCGTGCGACAGATGGTCGGCCGAGACGTCACCGAGCTCTTCCCCAAGCTCCCCTCCACCCCGGGCGAGGTCGTGCTCGAGGTCGAAGGGCTGACCCGCGCGGGAGTGTTCCGAGACGTGTCGTTCTCTCTGCGTGCGGGCGAGATCGTGGGTCTGGCCGGCCTCGTGGGCGCTGGACGCAGCGAAGTCGCCCGCGCGATCTTCGGCGTCGACGCGTACGAATCGGGTACGGTGCGCCTGAACGGGGCGGTGCTGCCCAAGGGTAGCGTCCGGCAGGCGACCGCCCGGGGCCTCGCGCTCGTGCCCGAGGACCGTCGCAAGCAGGGACTCGTCCTCGACGAGGGCGTCTCGCGCAACATCACCCTCGCCATCCGCACGAAGCTGTCGCGCTGGGGCCTGCTCCGCACGGCCGACGAGAACCGGGCCGCCCGCGAATGGGCGAGCCGTCTCGAGGTGAAGACGGCGGCCCTGGATGCCACGACCGGCACCCTCAGCGGCGGTAACCAGCAGAAGGTCGTGATCGGCAAGTGGCTGGCGACCGAGCCCAAGGTTCTGATCGTCGACGAGCCCACCCGCGGGATCGACGTCGGCACGAAGAGCGAGGTGCACCGCCTGCTCTCCGAGCTCGCCCAGCAGGGCCTGGCGATCCTCATGATCTCGAGCGAGCTGCCCGAGGTCCTGGGCATGGCCGACCGCGTGCTGGTCATGCGCGAGGGGCGCCTCACCGGGGAATTCGCCCGCGCGGATGCCACCCCGGAGACCATCATGTTCGCCGCGACCGCCGATGCGGAGGCATCCCTGTGA
- a CDS encoding LacI family DNA-binding transcriptional regulator, giving the protein MTVSIRDVATLAGVSVGTVSNVLNRPDTVSAASAQRVQNAIEELGYVRNDAARQLRAGVSTTVGFVALDGRNPFFADVVGGAENEATTRGLALLHGNSDEDAARETLYIDLFEQQMVRGLLIAPFGDVTTRLTRLRARGIPSVLIDRFSGDGLFSSVSVDSVAGGRLAAEHLLERGRRRIAFVGGPFDIRQVTDRLAGARSAVENSGLDAVLEVVPTHALTVEEGFEAGRRLLTRDRTDRPDAVFAANDLLALGLLQGLVVDGRMLVPDEIAVVGFDDIPFAAAAAVPLTSVRQPSALIGGTAMRILLDEADDPDRPTRQTVFAPELVARGSTGWR; this is encoded by the coding sequence GTGACGGTGAGCATCCGCGATGTCGCGACCCTCGCGGGCGTGTCCGTCGGCACCGTCTCCAACGTGCTCAATCGGCCCGACACGGTCTCCGCCGCCTCGGCGCAACGGGTCCAGAACGCGATCGAGGAACTCGGATACGTCCGCAATGACGCCGCCCGTCAACTGCGCGCCGGCGTCAGCACGACCGTCGGCTTCGTGGCACTCGACGGCCGCAATCCCTTCTTCGCCGACGTCGTCGGCGGCGCTGAGAACGAGGCCACCACGCGCGGCCTCGCCCTGCTCCACGGCAACAGCGACGAGGATGCCGCCCGCGAGACGCTGTACATCGACCTCTTCGAGCAGCAGATGGTGCGGGGCCTGCTCATCGCCCCGTTCGGCGACGTCACGACCCGACTCACGCGGCTGCGCGCCCGCGGGATCCCCTCCGTGCTGATCGATCGATTCTCGGGGGACGGGCTGTTCTCGTCCGTCTCGGTCGACAGCGTGGCCGGCGGCCGCCTCGCGGCCGAGCACCTGCTCGAGCGGGGGCGCCGCCGCATCGCGTTCGTCGGGGGGCCCTTCGACATCCGGCAGGTCACCGACCGCCTGGCGGGCGCGCGCAGCGCCGTGGAGAACAGCGGTCTCGACGCCGTACTCGAAGTCGTCCCCACCCACGCTCTCACGGTGGAGGAGGGCTTCGAGGCTGGCCGCCGCCTCCTGACGCGCGACCGCACCGACCGCCCTGACGCCGTGTTCGCGGCGAACGACCTGCTGGCGCTGGGACTGCTGCAGGGACTCGTCGTCGACGGCCGCATGCTCGTCCCGGACGAGATCGCCGTCGTCGGTTTCGACGACATCCCCTTCGCCGCGGCCGCGGCCGTGCCCCTCACCTCGGTGCGTCAACCGAGCGCACTCATCGGGGGCACCGCCATGCGGATCCTGCTCGACGAGGCCGACGACCCCGACCGCCCTACGCGCCAGACGGTGTTCGCACCCGAACTGGTGGCCCGGGGCTCGACCGGCTGGCGGTAG
- a CDS encoding transglutaminase family protein, with the protein MKRLRIEHQTGFAYPGDVVASYNEARMLPGSTDSQFVLSSSLDIEPSTSVNQYVDYFGTRVAAFDVLSPHAALTITARSLVEVRPRPIEHADITWDELRAEASRSITTVEQLTQTRRTTPHPEVVALAREIAADHDRPGPAAHAIAEAVGNAIEYMQGVTGVHSTAVDAWEARKGVCQDIAHITLGALREVGIPARYVSGYLHPKPSAEVGEAVTGESHAWVEWFAGDWQGFDPTNNIEIGDRHVLVGRGRDYNDVPPLRGVYAGPGKSQLKVKVTITRET; encoded by the coding sequence GTGAAGCGCCTGCGCATCGAGCACCAGACCGGGTTCGCGTATCCGGGCGACGTCGTCGCCTCGTACAACGAGGCCCGGATGCTGCCCGGGTCGACCGACAGCCAGTTCGTGCTGAGTTCGTCGCTGGACATCGAGCCCTCCACCTCGGTCAACCAGTACGTCGACTACTTCGGCACCCGGGTCGCCGCCTTCGACGTGCTCTCGCCCCACGCGGCGCTCACGATCACGGCGCGCTCGCTCGTGGAGGTGCGCCCGCGTCCGATCGAGCACGCCGACATCACGTGGGACGAACTGCGTGCGGAGGCGTCCCGGTCGATCACCACGGTCGAGCAGTTGACGCAGACGCGACGCACGACGCCCCACCCCGAGGTGGTCGCGCTCGCGCGCGAGATCGCGGCGGACCACGACCGGCCCGGACCGGCGGCGCACGCCATCGCCGAGGCCGTCGGCAACGCCATCGAGTACATGCAGGGCGTCACGGGCGTGCACTCCACCGCGGTGGACGCGTGGGAGGCCCGCAAGGGCGTGTGCCAGGACATCGCGCACATCACCCTCGGCGCGCTGCGCGAGGTCGGCATCCCCGCCCGCTACGTGTCGGGCTACCTCCACCCCAAGCCCTCCGCTGAAGTGGGCGAGGCCGTCACGGGCGAGTCCCACGCCTGGGTGGAGTGGTTCGCGGGGGACTGGCAGGGCTTCGATCCGACCAACAACATCGAGATCGGCGACCGGCACGTGCTCGTCGGCCGTGGGCGCGACTACAACGACGTGCCGCCGCTGCGCGGTGTGTACGCGGGTCCGGGGAAGAGCCAGCTCAAGGTGAAGGTGACGATCACCCGCGAGACGTGA
- a CDS encoding alpha-E domain-containing protein: protein MLSRIAESLFWIGRYIERSDGTARILDVHLQLLLEDPWIDEDTACRSLLSVMGSAFPENVDTVRRDDVLARLAVDRMNPSSIAYSLTAARENARRAREIVSTELWETLNTTNSRMPRRLQTEKVHEFFQWVRERAALAIGIVDSSTNRDEAWQFFTLGRSIERTDMTARLLATRSLTEVSGPSWTTILRSCGAYEAYLRTYRGMPSARNAAEFLLLDRLFPRSIIYSIQRAEDCMSAIDPRADRVGHSNTVLRALGQIRNDLEYRPISDILAELPEHMQRVQTVTREASEAIRSRFFPTQAEPAWIGEIS, encoded by the coding sequence GTGCTGAGTCGCATCGCCGAGTCGCTGTTCTGGATCGGCCGTTACATCGAGCGGTCCGACGGCACCGCGCGCATCCTCGACGTCCATCTGCAGCTCCTCCTGGAAGACCCGTGGATCGACGAGGACACGGCGTGCCGGTCGCTGCTGAGCGTCATGGGCTCGGCGTTCCCCGAGAACGTCGACACCGTGCGGCGCGACGACGTCCTCGCCCGCCTCGCGGTCGACCGCATGAACCCGTCGAGCATCGCCTACTCGCTCACCGCGGCGCGTGAGAACGCCCGCCGTGCGCGCGAGATCGTCTCGACCGAGCTGTGGGAGACCCTGAACACGACGAACTCGCGGATGCCGCGGCGTCTGCAGACCGAGAAGGTGCACGAGTTCTTCCAGTGGGTGCGCGAGCGCGCCGCTCTGGCGATCGGCATCGTCGACTCGTCGACGAACCGCGACGAGGCCTGGCAGTTCTTCACCCTGGGTCGCAGCATCGAGCGCACCGACATGACGGCGCGTCTGCTCGCGACCCGGTCGCTCACCGAGGTGTCCGGTCCGTCGTGGACGACCATCCTCCGCTCGTGCGGCGCGTACGAGGCGTACCTCCGGACGTATCGCGGGATGCCGAGCGCCCGCAACGCGGCCGAGTTCCTGCTGCTGGACCGCCTGTTCCCGCGGTCGATCATCTACTCCATCCAGCGCGCCGAGGACTGCATGAGCGCCATCGATCCCCGTGCCGACCGCGTCGGCCACTCCAACACGGTGCTGCGGGCCCTCGGGCAGATCCGCAACGACCTGGAGTACCGCCCCATCAGCGACATCCTCGCCGAGCTGCCCGAGCACATGCAGCGCGTGCAGACGGTGACCCGTGAGGCATCCGAGGCCATCCGGTCGCGGTTCTTCCCGACGCAGGCCGAGCCCGCGTGGATCGGAGAGATCTCGTGA
- a CDS encoding circularly permuted type 2 ATP-grasp protein — translation MGDLFDGYGSTLAPRKTVSGIPAFDEMFGVPATPGDAAPSREAYRELYQALAQMTQEELRGRTDSLASSYLAQGVTFDFAGEERPFPLDAVPRVIAYDEWSRIEAGVKQRVRALEAFLDDAYGNQHCVRDGVLPAGLIASSQYFYRQAAGIRSANGVRIQVSGIDLIRDEHGEMRVLEDNVRVPSGVSYVISNRRVMAQTLPELFVSMRVRPVGDYPNKLLAALRASAPPGIDDPNIVVLTPGVYNSAYYEHTLLARLMGVELVEGRDLLCVGGKVFMRTTRGPQRVDVIYRRVDDDFLDPMQFRADSMLGAPGLMLAARLGNVTIANAVGNGVADDKLLYTYVPDLIRYYLAEEPILKNVDTWRLEDPGALEEVLDRLPELVVKPVDGSGGKGLVVGPDASPAELEKLRKRLLADPRGWIAQPVVMLSTIPTLVEDGMRPRHADLRPFAVNDGDDIWVLPGGLTRVALPEGQLVVNSSQGGGSKDTWVVGGSAPSHVEYGQGNGVSGLVADQAAVTEAIPIIYDGQPAPATAPRDHRVDRDQQEQQQQADASVQHGPQAEQQQQQSDGEVSSC, via the coding sequence ATGGGTGACCTGTTCGACGGTTACGGCTCCACGTTGGCGCCGCGCAAGACCGTATCCGGCATCCCGGCGTTCGACGAGATGTTCGGTGTCCCGGCCACCCCCGGTGACGCGGCGCCCTCGCGCGAGGCGTATCGGGAGCTGTACCAGGCGTTGGCGCAGATGACGCAGGAGGAGCTTCGCGGGCGCACCGACTCGCTCGCCAGTTCCTACCTCGCCCAGGGCGTGACGTTCGACTTCGCGGGGGAGGAGCGTCCGTTCCCCCTGGATGCCGTCCCCCGGGTCATCGCCTACGACGAATGGTCGCGCATCGAAGCGGGTGTGAAGCAGCGGGTGCGTGCGCTCGAGGCGTTCCTCGACGACGCCTACGGCAACCAGCACTGCGTGCGCGACGGGGTGCTCCCGGCGGGTCTCATCGCGTCGTCGCAGTACTTCTACCGTCAGGCCGCCGGCATCCGCAGCGCCAACGGCGTGCGCATCCAGGTGTCGGGCATCGACCTGATCCGCGACGAGCACGGCGAGATGCGGGTCCTCGAGGACAACGTGCGCGTGCCCTCCGGAGTGTCGTACGTCATCTCCAACCGACGGGTCATGGCGCAGACCCTGCCCGAACTGTTCGTCTCGATGCGGGTGCGGCCGGTCGGCGACTACCCCAACAAGCTGCTCGCGGCTCTCCGGGCGTCCGCCCCGCCCGGGATCGACGACCCGAACATCGTGGTGCTCACCCCGGGCGTCTACAACTCGGCGTACTACGAGCACACGCTGCTCGCGCGTCTGATGGGTGTCGAGCTGGTCGAGGGCCGCGACCTGCTGTGCGTCGGCGGCAAGGTGTTCATGCGCACGACCCGTGGTCCGCAGCGCGTCGACGTCATCTACCGTCGCGTGGACGACGACTTCCTCGACCCGATGCAGTTCCGCGCCGACTCCATGCTCGGCGCTCCCGGCCTCATGCTCGCCGCGCGGCTCGGGAACGTCACGATCGCCAACGCCGTGGGCAACGGCGTCGCCGACGACAAGCTGCTCTACACGTACGTGCCCGACCTCATCCGGTACTACCTCGCCGAGGAGCCGATCCTGAAGAACGTCGACACGTGGCGGCTCGAGGACCCGGGCGCGCTCGAAGAGGTGCTCGACCGTCTGCCCGAACTCGTCGTGAAGCCCGTCGACGGCTCCGGCGGCAAGGGTCTCGTCGTCGGTCCGGATGCCTCGCCCGCCGAGCTCGAGAAGCTCCGCAAGCGGCTGCTCGCCGACCCGCGCGGGTGGATCGCGCAGCCGGTCGTCATGCTCTCGACGATCCCCACCCTGGTCGAGGACGGCATGCGCCCCCGCCACGCCGACCTGCGGCCGTTCGCCGTGAACGACGGCGACGACATCTGGGTGCTGCCCGGTGGTCTCACCCGCGTGGCCCTGCCGGAGGGGCAGCTCGTGGTCAATTCCAGCCAGGGCGGCGGCTCGAAGGACACGTGGGTCGTCGGCGGTTCCGCCCCGTCGCACGTGGAGTACGGCCAGGGCAACGGCGTCTCGGGGCTCGTGGCCGACCAGGCGGCGGTGACGGAGGCGATCCCGATCATCTACGACGGTCAGCCCGCTCCCGCCACGGCCCCGCGCGACCACCGCGTCGACCGCGACCAGCAGGAGCAGCAGCAGCAGGCCGACGCGAGCGTGCAGCACGGCCCGCAGGCGGAGCAGCAACAGCAGCAGAGCGACGGGGAGGTGTCCTCGTGCTGA
- a CDS encoding carbamoyl-phosphate synthase large subunit, translated as MRALVTSSRNTFALDLVRKLGSVGHTVFASDTYDGAVGNHSRFLAGHLVTPSPRFETDAFIETVGAYVRAHDIDVIIPTFEEVFYLAARVADLPEGVELYAGSFPDLARLHDKASFQRLAQDAGVPIPETVVVTSPDELRTAIDAFPRYFARAAFSRGGVGLLTNTGPLAGKVPIEDCVPTPDQPWLVQPFVDGPMVCTYSVVVDGRVTAHTTYKAGEQWAHSTAIAFVAVDSTDTLRYTQQIIDTLDPTFTGQISFDFVDHGADGTPDYKIIECNPRPTNGVILLEAQDVSRAIEGTVEHTIVAVPGTQRQITLAVLADAFTEPLQHLPKTLHDLVHVRDVGAGWWDDAAMLWSPATIVHGAKISHGERKEVLAALGDDIVWNGEPIQGMSPADAAALEAVHAGRV; from the coding sequence ATGCGCGCGCTCGTCACCAGTTCCCGCAACACCTTCGCTCTCGATCTGGTGCGAAAACTCGGCAGCGTCGGGCACACCGTCTTCGCGAGCGACACGTACGACGGCGCCGTCGGCAACCACTCGCGCTTCCTCGCCGGGCACCTCGTCACACCGTCTCCCCGATTCGAGACGGATGCCTTCATCGAGACGGTCGGCGCGTATGTGCGCGCGCACGACATCGACGTGATCATCCCCACGTTCGAGGAGGTCTTCTACCTCGCCGCCCGCGTCGCCGACCTCCCCGAGGGCGTCGAGCTGTACGCCGGCAGCTTCCCCGACCTCGCGCGCCTCCACGACAAGGCGAGCTTCCAGCGGTTGGCTCAGGATGCCGGTGTGCCGATCCCCGAGACGGTCGTGGTGACCTCCCCCGACGAGTTGCGCACCGCGATCGACGCGTTCCCCCGGTACTTCGCCCGCGCGGCGTTCTCGCGCGGCGGCGTGGGGCTGCTCACCAACACGGGCCCCCTCGCGGGGAAGGTGCCGATCGAGGACTGCGTTCCGACCCCGGACCAGCCCTGGCTCGTGCAGCCCTTCGTGGACGGCCCGATGGTCTGCACCTACAGCGTCGTCGTGGACGGGCGCGTCACCGCGCACACCACGTACAAGGCGGGCGAGCAGTGGGCGCACAGCACCGCGATCGCCTTCGTCGCCGTCGACAGCACCGACACCCTCCGCTACACGCAGCAGATCATCGACACGCTCGACCCGACGTTCACGGGGCAGATCTCGTTCGACTTCGTCGACCACGGCGCCGACGGGACGCCCGACTACAAGATCATCGAGTGCAACCCTCGGCCCACCAATGGCGTGATCCTCCTCGAGGCCCAGGACGTCTCGCGCGCGATCGAGGGGACGGTCGAGCACACGATCGTCGCCGTCCCCGGGACTCAGCGACAGATCACCCTCGCCGTCCTCGCCGACGCGTTCACCGAACCGCTCCAGCATCTGCCGAAGACGCTCCACGACCTCGTGCACGTGCGCGATGTGGGAGCCGGGTGGTGGGACGACGCCGCGATGCTGTGGAGCCCCGCGACCATCGTCCACGGCGCCAAGATCTCCCACGGCGAGCGCAAGGAGGTGCTGGCCGCCCTCGGCGACGACATCGTCTGGAACGGCGAGCCGATCCAGGGCATGTCCCCCGCCGACGCCGCGGCTCTGGAGGCCGTGCACGCCGGCCGCGTCTAG